In Clostridium ljungdahlii DSM 13528, the genomic window CAAAGCTTATAAAATTCCTTGAAAGTCATACTTCAAATGAAAAATATGCTCTTGTAGTTTCAGGTTCTGCTTCTGCTGAAGATATTATAATTGAAAGCGGCAAAAGCGTAATGGCTCTTGGAGGTTTCTCAGGATCTGACAAGATACTGTCCTTAAGCGAATTTAAACAAATGGTTAAAAAAGGTGAGGTAAGATATGTACTTACAGGAGGTATGGGAGGAAGAGATTCTCAGGATATAATGAATTGGATTCAGAGAAATGGAAAAGCTGTTTCAACTGCTGAATGGAAAGACACTACTAATTCTCAAGCTCAAAAAGGTCAAAGTTCTACTAATAATACTGATAATAGTAAAATGGATAGTAACTCAAAAAGAAACAGCAACTTACGTTTTCAGCCAATGGGCGGCATGAACAATGAAACACTGTATGATTTAAAAGGCACTGTAAAATAGAGGTAGAGTTTCTAAACAAAAAATCAACGTATGCTCTGGATATTTTTTACAACCTTCAGCTCGTTAAATATTTTGATAAGTCTAAGTAAAAAATTCTAAAAAAGCTAAGAACTTTTGAAAACTCGTACCTCAGACAATTCAAAAGTTCTAAGTTTTTACGAATTTTTTTCTAAGACTTATATGCAAAATATTTAAAAGAGCCTCATTATTGTAAAAATATGCTTGCGTATAAGCTGATTTTTAAGTTATAAATCCACATTGAGGTATTCTAGCTTGAAATTTCAACTTATACTTGAAAATAATGCTGACAAAATTGAAATCGCACTTAAAAACTTTTTTTATAAGTCTTAGTGAGGTATTTTAGAAAATCTTAGAAGCTTATATATGTCTGAGGTACGAGTTTATATAAGCTTCTTTAGATTTTCAAAATACCGAACTTTAGACCTATAAAAAGTTTTTAGTATGATGAAATTTGTCAGCATATGAACCGGTATATGTCAACTTTCAATCTAGAAACTCTATAGTTGATTCTTTTTATGATAATGTTATAATTAAGGTGAAAATTAATGTTGTAAAATAAAATTTAACAAATAATAGTATAGGTTTAATTACATTTAATTAAAAGGGAATCAGGTGGAAATCCTGAACTATCTTGTAGCTGTATTAGGTGAATTTAAGTAAGACAAGCCACTTGTAAATAGGGAAGGCATACTTAAATGATGAAGCTTAAGTCAGAAGACCTGCCTATATAGTAGGCCATTAACTCTACAAGTGATAGGGGGCATTGTAATAAATAAAGTATTTATTACTTATGTTTTATGTGTGAAGACCTTTTAACACTTAGTTAAAGGGTTTTTTAGGTATATAGTGAAGTTATATTTTAATTATAATAATATAGTTGTAATATTGGAGTTGATAAAATGATACAACTTATAGGGGTAAAAAGTGAATGTGATATTGAAATAAGGCAGAAGTTCTCTATTGTATCGTCAAAATTAGAAGATAAATTAAAAAATGTTTATAAAATTACAGCAAACGTTTTAATTTTGAGTACTTGTAACAGAACAGAAATATATGTGGATTCTAATATACAAGGTGAAGAACTAATAAATGCTGTATTTGATGCTTTAGGTTGGAGCAGGGAACTTATTACATATACCTTTTATGCAAAAAGTGAAGATGCTATTAAGCATTTAATGGAAGTAAGTTGTGGTTTCCATTCTAAAATTTTGGGAGAAGATCAAATTTTAGGACAAATTAAGACTGCATATAATATGGCATTAAAAGCTAAGACTATAAAAGGACAGATTCAGAGGCTATTTCAGAATGCAATAACTTGTGGTAAGAAGTTTAAGAATGACTGTGAAATGTATAAAATACCTGTATCTGTACCATCAATAGCTGTTAAAGAAGCAGAAAAGAGCAAAGTAAAAAGGTATATGGTAATTGGGTTTGGTGAAATAGGAAGGCTTGTTCTCAAATATTTAGCTGGCTTGAATACCGAGATAGTATATATCGTAGTACGTGATTTGAACAAAGTTAAAGATTTATATGAAAATTGTAACTGGATTAAGTTCATAACTTTTAAAGAAAGAAAAGCTTATTATAGCAATGTGGATTGTATTATAAGTTGTACTTCTGCACCTCATACTATAATTTATAAAGAAGAACTTCCTAAAAAGAAATTTCTCATATTTGATCTTGCAGTACCTAAAGATATAGATGCAGGTGTATTAACTCTTCCAGATGTAAAAGTATATGATATAGATAATATAAGCAGTATTGATGAAAATAATAAGATTATGCGAAAAGAAAAAATGGAAAAGTACAGGTATATTATCCAAGAATATATAGATGAATTTATAAAATGGCAGTCTTTAGATGAACTTTCACCGGAAATACAGAAGATGAAAAGTTTTGGAAGTGAAATATGTGAAAAGAGGATAGAGACTTTTAAAAATAAGAGGTATACCAAAGATAATGAAGTACTCGTACAAACTATGATACAGAGTACAGCCAAAGTGTATATAAACAGGGCTATAGATGTGTTAAAAGAAGCAAAACTTCAAGGAAAAGAAGATGAATATTTAAAGCTTATAAATAAAATATTCTGTTAATGATGAAGAAATGGAGATGTAAAACTTAATGAGAAATGATGATATATTTAATGAATCCAAATTATACATGCCAGGAGGAGTAAATAGTCCTGTTAGAGCATTTAAAGATGTGCCTTTGAATCCACCTGTTATAAAAAGGGGAAAAGGAGCTTATATTTATGATGAGGATGGTAATAAATACATAGATTTTGTATGCTCATGGGGGCCTATGATTTTAGGACACTGTGATGATGATGTGGTAAAGGCTATAAAGGATACAAGTGAAAATGCTATATCTTTTGGTGCTACTACAGAGCTTGAATTGGAGCTTGCAAAATATGTATGTACCACTTTAGATAATGTAGAAATGCTTAGAATGGTAAATTCAGGAACAGAAGCAACTATGAGTGCGGTAAAGCTTGCTAGAGGGTGTACTGGAAGAAATAAAATAATAAAATTTGCAGGTTGCTATCATGGTCATTTTGATGATTTTTTAGTAGAAGCAGGTTCTGGAGTCATGACAGAAGGAATTCCAGGAAGCGCTGGGGTTCCTGAGGACAGTGTGAAAAATACTTTAATAGCTAAATATAATGATCTTTCTAATGTGGAGAAAATTTTTGAGAAGCATGGTAAAGACATTGCAGCGATTATAGTAGAACCAGTAGCAGGAAATATGGGCGTAATTCCTGGGGATGCCAATTTCTTAAAAGGGCTTCGAAGTATTTGTGATAAAAATGGAAGCTTGCTTATTTTTGATGAAGTAATGAGTGGATTTAGGGTAGCCTATAAAGGAGCCCAGAGCATTTATGGAATAAAACCGGATATAACTACTTTTGCAAAAATTATAGGTGGAGGTCTTCCTTGTGGTGCTTATGGTGGAAGAAAAGAAATAATGGAAAAACTTTCACCAATGGGACCTGTCTATCAGGCAGGAACAATGTCCGGAAATCCCCTTGTAATGGCTGCAGGAATTGCAACTTTAAAGAAGCTGCACGACAATCCTGATTACTATGAACATCTTGAAAAATTAGGTGCAAAATTGGAACAGGGTATAAAGGACATAGCAAAAAAGAAGGGCATAAATGTTGTAGTAAATAGGTGCGGAGCAATGTTTGCTATATTCTTTACTAAAGATTCAGAAGTTAGAAATTATGAAGATGCTAAAAAATGTGATACTGCTCTTTTTGCAAAGTATTTTCAGCATATGTTGAGCAAAGGCATTTATATTGCACCTTCTCAATTTGAAGCTATATTTTTAAATGTAAAGCATACTGAAGAAGATATTGATAAATTCTTAGAGGCATTCAGCACATTTGAAGCCTAGATAGGGTTTCTAAGCAAAAAATCAACTTATACTATGGATATTTTCTACAACCTTCAGCTCCTTAAATATTTTGATAAGTCTAACCAAAAAATTTTGAAAACCTAAGATCTTTTGAAAACTCGTACCTCAGACAATTCAAAAGGTCTAAGTTTTTCTGGAATTTTTTACTAAGACTTATATGCAAAATATTTAAATGTGTTTGCTTATTGTAAAATATTTCTACACATAAGTTTATTTTTAAGTGAGAAACTAAACTTTATAGTTTGGAAATTAAAACAAACTTTCACATGAACTAAATTAACTTTGCTATAAGGACTATTAGATGTGAAGCAGGCACTAATATTAATTGTGCTAATATACTTCCAATAATCAATCCACCAACAATAAAAATTATGCAGCGGTTAAATTCCAATTCTGTACGTTCTCCTCTTATCACATCATCTGTCATCATAGATAAATATGGATCAATAAATATAAACATGAATATTGTTGAAATACTGTTGATTACAGATGCTAAAGTGCTGCAAGTAGTTCTTAAACTAGGACTTAAGCATCCAGCATATAATGATGATAAAATACTTATACTTGATATAGAAAATGCAATAATATTTAGTAAAATTACCTTTTTAGGAGTTTTTCTAAAGTTCTTTAATTCAGATAAATTTTCTCTTTTAGGAATTGAAATACTATTTTTAAACTGCTCAATTCCTGATTTTGAAAATGCATGAATCATCAATCTAGGTAAAGACCTGTAAACACTAAATGATATAACCAATTTGTTAAACACTTTTATAAAAGTTGGCATTAAAATTGCACCGGCTATTGTGGCTAAAGTAATAGAAAAAACTATCCATCTAAAAATATACAGTAAGTTACTAGAATGACCTGTATTTATTCCATTTTCAATAGTTTTTGCTAATAATGGAGCTTGAATAGTATTAGCTGTTCTTTGTATAAGTAAAAAAACATTAAATACAGCAAAAGATACTGCAATTCTACCAGTTCTTATTCCCACAATTCTAGTAGAATATGCTAATGTTCCTATAACATAAATAATAAAAGTTAGCATAAAAACTAAATATACCTGTATTGTCATTTTTCTTACCACCTTATGGCTTCATTAGTTTATATTTATTTCATAAATTTGTATATTCAAATTATATCACAATTTTAATTTTGATAGGAACTTATAAGATGAAGATTTTAGATCATACAAGGAAACATGCTGACAAAATTGAAATCACACTTAAAAATTTTTTTTATAAGTCTTAGTGAGACATTTTAGAAAATCTTAAAAACTTATATATGTCTGAGGTACGAGTTTATATAAGTTTCTTTAGATTTTCAAAATGCTGAGCTTTAGACTTATAAAAAGTTTTTAGTGTGATGAAATTTGTCAGCATGTTTTTATATGACTTGAAACTTCTACTTAGAACTTTCCTAAAGTGCAGTTTTAATTGTAGATAAATATTCCAAAAGCTCACCTTTTAAGACATTATTTTTTAGCGCATAGTGTATATTTGCTTGAAGGAAAGCAAATTTATCTCCTGCATTATATCTTTGGCCTTCAAAATAATATCCATATATTGCTTCAGTTTTTACAAGTTCTTTTAGGGCATCTGTTAGCTGTATTTCTCCTTTTTTATCTGATTTGTTTTTTTCAAGTATTTCAAATATTTTTGGAGTTATAATATATCTCCCTAGAATTGCGATATTTGAAGGAGCTTCTTGGACTGTTGGCTTTTCTACCATATCTTTGACTTTAAAAGTTCCCTTTTCAACTTCAATGCCACTTATAATACCGTATTTTGATACAGCTTCTTCCTTTACAGGCTGGACACCTAAAATAGAAGTATTGTAGTTATCGTAACAATCTATAAGCTGCTTGAGACAGGGTATTTTGCTGTCAACTATGTCATCGCCTAACATAACTGCAAAAGGTTCATCTTCTACAAAATTTTTAGCAAGACTTATAGCATGACCTAATCCTTTAGGTTCTTTTTGTCTCGTATAATATATATCTACCATGTTGGATATGTTTTGAACTAACTTTAATAAAGTGGTTTTATTATTTTTTTTAAGTTGATCTTCAAGCTCTACGGATTTGTCAAAATGATCTTCAATAGATCTCTTATTTTTGCCCGTTATTATTAATATTTCTTCAATTCCAGAAGATACAGCTTCTTCTACTATATATTGAATTGTCGGCTTATCTACTATAGGCAGCATTTCTTTAGGTTGAGCTTTTGTAGCAGGAAGAAATCTTGTACCTAGTCCTGCAGCAGGAATTATTGCTTTTTTAATTTTCATAAGTTACACGTCCTTTCATTTTTAACATTAAATCTATTAATATTTTCATAAGATATATAAACAAAATTATGTTTAGCATCGAAACACCATCAGTTATTAAACTGTGAGAATCTGAATTCATTCCTCTTGAACCACCAAACAAAATATAATAAATATTGGTGTAAATTGTTATAGTGTAACCAACTGCTAAGGTTAATAGTCTTTTATCTTTTAGGTATATAAAGCTTATAATTGATAATGCGGCAGCAGGAAATAAATATCTTTCATGCATTCCTGTGGAAAATGTGAAAACACCTGAAATTTGAACAAATGCTGAAGCAAAGACAAATGCTCTGTTTTTGTTCTTTGCATATAAGTACCAGCAAGATAAAGTAATTGCAATTATTGCAATCATTCCCCAAATCTGATAGTTAAATATGAAAAACACTTCTGAATTCTTTTTATAATTCGCTCCAATTAAATTAAAAAAGTTAAATCCATTTACAGAAGCATAAGGGTACTCTGATATAGTTTTTGAATATAATTTAAATATCCACAGGGCATTTTGATTGTAAGAAAAAGGTAGTATTATAACTAAAGCTGTGATAAGGGCCGAAATTATTGATTTTACACATGTTTCTAAATTCCTTTCTCGTACTAGTTCAAATAGAAGAACTGGCAAAAATATAATTCCCTGAGGTTTCATAAGCACTGCACAGGTAAATGCTATAGATGATAAGACTGTCTTCCCTTCTGATAACAAAAACAGTGACAGTACTATAATTAGTGTAAAGAAAGAATCTACTTGTCCCCAAAGTGCAGAGTCTATAAAAGTAACCGGGTTAAAAATGTAAAATGCACTAAGGAAAACGCTAAATTCTAGTGATAAATACTTTTTAGCTAATCTGTATATAAAATAAGCTGTAATCACATCAGTTACTATTGATGGAAGTTTCAAAAGTAGTGTGTAATATGGATTAATTGAACTTGCACTTGCAATTTTACCAATTAAAAATAGTACATACATATATAAAGGTGGATAGTCGCCAGATTTTGCATTTGTATAAAATTGAGAGAAACTATTTGCTGCAGTTGATGCCCAATCTTTAAATAAATTTATGTCTCCGCCATAGCCTTCCATAACTGTAGACAGTGAAATCCTTAAAAATAGTCCTATACACAATAATGAAAAAATCAATATTTTTATATTATTTCTATTTATTTTTAAATCCCTATGAGTTATAAAGTAGAAAGTTCCAGCACACAAAATTAAAAAGGCTATTAAATATAAGGTTAAAAAAGGTGCATATTTGCTTTTGGTAGATGAAAAGTCTCCTCTCATATCTCCACCGGGTATTTGATGTGTACCATTTCTAGATCTCTTACTGTTTTCTTTGCCAAAATGCATACTATTACCTGGCTGATTTTGAATGTTATTTTTTTGATTATACCTGGTTCCATTTGAAAATTTAGCATTATCTTTTGGAACAGGAATATTTTTATTGCTTTTATTATTGTTAAATTGTTGTATGTTGTTTTTAGATATAATAGTATTTGCTTTGTAATTTTTTATACTGTAAATACAAAAAAATGCGGATAGTAATATTAGAAAAATAAGACCTATCTTAAATAGATTCTTTTTTAGAAATATTGTCATCATTTCACTCTCCTCTCTTAGAAGTTAATTATATTTTCGGTCATGAAACTTAAAAAAGGCTTAAAAAAAGATAAACTTTGTAAGCCTTTTTTTTAAGTTTTATACATATTCTAGTTATGAGGGGGGAATTGCATGCCTTGTGAAAAAACACAAATTGTATGTAAAAAATGTATTACAATAACAAATTCAAATTCTCAAAGTAACATAGAACATAATGATTTAAAGGCTGGGTTTACAAGAAAAAATACTTACAGAAGTTATATGTATTTTAATATAGATGATATATCTAAAAATATAGTTGTAGATTCTGCAGAGCTAAAAATATACTTAAATAAAATTAATATACCACATTCTAAAACAAATTTTTATATACATCCACTTAA contains:
- a CDS encoding glycosyltransferase 87 family protein; the protein is MMTIFLKKNLFKIGLIFLILLSAFFCIYSIKNYKANTIISKNNIQQFNNNKSNKNIPVPKDNAKFSNGTRYNQKNNIQNQPGNSMHFGKENSKRSRNGTHQIPGGDMRGDFSSTKSKYAPFLTLYLIAFLILCAGTFYFITHRDLKINRNNIKILIFSLLCIGLFLRISLSTVMEGYGGDINLFKDWASTAANSFSQFYTNAKSGDYPPLYMYVLFLIGKIASASSINPYYTLLLKLPSIVTDVITAYFIYRLAKKYLSLEFSVFLSAFYIFNPVTFIDSALWGQVDSFFTLIIVLSLFLLSEGKTVLSSIAFTCAVLMKPQGIIFLPVLLFELVRERNLETCVKSIISALITALVIILPFSYNQNALWIFKLYSKTISEYPYASVNGFNFFNLIGANYKKNSEVFFIFNYQIWGMIAIIAITLSCWYLYAKNKNRAFVFASAFVQISGVFTFSTGMHERYLFPAAALSIISFIYLKDKRLLTLAVGYTITIYTNIYYILFGGSRGMNSDSHSLITDGVSMLNIILFIYLMKILIDLMLKMKGRVTYEN
- the galU gene encoding UTP--glucose-1-phosphate uridylyltransferase GalU; amino-acid sequence: MKIKKAIIPAAGLGTRFLPATKAQPKEMLPIVDKPTIQYIVEEAVSSGIEEILIITGKNKRSIEDHFDKSVELEDQLKKNNKTTLLKLVQNISNMVDIYYTRQKEPKGLGHAISLAKNFVEDEPFAVMLGDDIVDSKIPCLKQLIDCYDNYNTSILGVQPVKEEAVSKYGIISGIEVEKGTFKVKDMVEKPTVQEAPSNIAILGRYIITPKIFEILEKNKSDKKGEIQLTDALKELVKTEAIYGYYFEGQRYNAGDKFAFLQANIHYALKNNVLKGELLEYLSTIKTAL
- the hemL gene encoding glutamate-1-semialdehyde 2,1-aminomutase encodes the protein MRNDDIFNESKLYMPGGVNSPVRAFKDVPLNPPVIKRGKGAYIYDEDGNKYIDFVCSWGPMILGHCDDDVVKAIKDTSENAISFGATTELELELAKYVCTTLDNVEMLRMVNSGTEATMSAVKLARGCTGRNKIIKFAGCYHGHFDDFLVEAGSGVMTEGIPGSAGVPEDSVKNTLIAKYNDLSNVEKIFEKHGKDIAAIIVEPVAGNMGVIPGDANFLKGLRSICDKNGSLLIFDEVMSGFRVAYKGAQSIYGIKPDITTFAKIIGGGLPCGAYGGRKEIMEKLSPMGPVYQAGTMSGNPLVMAAGIATLKKLHDNPDYYEHLEKLGAKLEQGIKDIAKKKGINVVVNRCGAMFAIFFTKDSEVRNYEDAKKCDTALFAKYFQHMLSKGIYIAPSQFEAIFLNVKHTEEDIDKFLEAFSTFEA
- the hemA gene encoding glutamyl-tRNA reductase, which translates into the protein MIQLIGVKSECDIEIRQKFSIVSSKLEDKLKNVYKITANVLILSTCNRTEIYVDSNIQGEELINAVFDALGWSRELITYTFYAKSEDAIKHLMEVSCGFHSKILGEDQILGQIKTAYNMALKAKTIKGQIQRLFQNAITCGKKFKNDCEMYKIPVSVPSIAVKEAEKSKVKRYMVIGFGEIGRLVLKYLAGLNTEIVYIVVRDLNKVKDLYENCNWIKFITFKERKAYYSNVDCIISCTSAPHTIIYKEELPKKKFLIFDLAVPKDIDAGVLTLPDVKVYDIDNISSIDENNKIMRKEKMEKYRYIIQEYIDEFIKWQSLDELSPEIQKMKSFGSEICEKRIETFKNKRYTKDNEVLVQTMIQSTAKVYINRAIDVLKEAKLQGKEDEYLKLINKIFC
- a CDS encoding lipid II flippase Amj family protein; this encodes MTIQVYLVFMLTFIIYVIGTLAYSTRIVGIRTGRIAVSFAVFNVFLLIQRTANTIQAPLLAKTIENGINTGHSSNLLYIFRWIVFSITLATIAGAILMPTFIKVFNKLVISFSVYRSLPRLMIHAFSKSGIEQFKNSISIPKRENLSELKNFRKTPKKVILLNIIAFSISSISILSSLYAGCLSPSLRTTCSTLASVINSISTIFMFIFIDPYLSMMTDDVIRGERTELEFNRCIIFIVGGLIIGSILAQLILVPASHLIVLIAKLI